The following DNA comes from Camelina sativa cultivar DH55 chromosome 14, Cs, whole genome shotgun sequence.
tgaattattttcatcaaaaagaacatattaactttttctaattttgtttgacTTACGAAAATGTACGGtcaataaaaatgaatttttgatTTGGAGAGTTCTGGATTATCATAAtcgtaattaaaataaaaaatctatcgCTCCGAATCTTGGTAGCACAAGAATGTGCCAATAGTATGGTATGCTCCCCCAATGCACGTATTTAAGATACAACTAATTTCTTTATTAGAGTGTTTAAATCTCACTGCTTACTTCCTGCAAGAGGCGTAGACGGCTTTTTCGTTTCCCAATAAAATATGACGagtagatacaaaaaaataaagaaaaaaaacacgtCAAATAAACACAAGATTGGTTCTCTAAACCAATTCAGACACAAACTCTCTCCTCTCTATCCTTCTCTGCCTTCTCTCTTCTATTTAGTTCCTCATACCCTCTGGTCCATCAGATACAAACTGAGAGTCCAAGATGGCCGGAGGAGAAGGAGAGCTCACGACGGCTCTGTTGAAAAAGACCGTGGAGACTGGCGGAGAAGAGGATGAGTTGGGGATGAAGGAAAAGGTGTGGATTGAATCAAAGAAGCTATGGGTTGTGGCGGCCCCGGCGATCTTCACGAGATTCTCTACGTTCGGAGTTTCAATGATAAGTCAAGCTTTCATCGGCCATCTTGGCCCAACTGAGTTGGCCGCTTACTCCATCACCTTCACCGTTCTCCTCCGTTTCAGTAATGGTATCTTGGTTAGTATCCCATACTTCAATTATTACTCNttttttttttttttttttttttttactgttatgtttgataaaataaaatagtactaCTAGATTTCTTTCAACACACTACATCGAAAACTCGCATCTAGTGGTCATCCTATTACTGACCATTAATAAATGAAATACAGGagtatgttttttatttgtcataATGATTACAGATAgcttttcattaatttttccaCGGGATTGTCTGACAACAAATGTGTGGGAAagtgaaaacagaaaaaaaaaaaacaaaagacctTGTAGGAAAATGAATCTGATACGTCTTTTTTGGTAaagaaatttccttttttcttacaaaTGAGAAAACTATCAAATTCTTGCAAAACTCTATACAGTACAATGATGACGGTAAAATATGTATTTGATTCGTGCGAATGATAATAAGAAAAGACTACTAATAATATATCCCTTTTGACAGAAATTTGAAATTACGTATATCATGTGAATACTAACAGAAGACACTGCTTGTAACATGTGGTGGTTTCTTGTCAACCACACATATCTATTTACGTAACACAAGACAACTACATACCAAGTTCGTAGTATCTTCTTCTCCTATCGTAACATGTGGTTGGTTTTTTCTTGGAAATTTATCGAATTAAAAAGTAGGTTGAATAGAATTTTAAGTTCAATAGTATAGTAGAAATTGAACGTATTTTCTACAAAAGTTTAAGATATATGTGACTTTTATACTATAACGTTGGAAAAGTACTGCAGTATATAAATTTGTGGGTCAGCGAGTTTGACAAGATTCATTAGCAGTCCACTTCAGAGGCCTAACCACTTTCTTCCCTGAAAATAAAGTTTGACacatgttttcatgttttcattAGAGAAATCCAAAAATCCCATCATATCAAATTTTGTCGAAGCTTTTCTAGCCATATAATGGACGCCATAAAGATCCAAATAGTATTGTAGAATCTAAGTATTGTTGAACTCATTCTTAAATTTAAAAGCATTGAACTCAGCACTTATGCGAGAAATCACAAGAATATACTAGTATTCTTaactaaaaatcattaattccAGCTATTTATTCCgcttaaaaatttatgtaaagaaACCAAACTTACATTAGATAAGGTTTTAGACAATACGGTTTTAGAAATCAAATCATCAGGTTGAAAACGTTCATAAAACTCATTGAAAGTTGGTTCGATTATACAACTTTTTGAGGATTTTGTTTcgaatatatatgttattttgacaAACTTTTATTATGAACCTGTACAGATGTCTCAACTTTGGTTGATACAACTCTTTCTAACTATTATGTAATAACTACCGTAATGCAGCTAGGCATGGCCAGTGCATTGGAAACCCTATGTGGTCAAGCTTACGGAGCCAAACAAAACCATATGCTCGGGATCTACCTCCAAAGGTCATGGATCGTCCTCACAGGTTGTACCATTTGCCTCATGCCCGTCTACATCTTCTCTGGCCCTATTCTCTTAGCCTTAGGTCAAGAGGAACGTATTGTCCGTGTGGCTCGTATAATAGCATTGTGGGTCATAGGCATCAACTTTTCCTTCGTGCCTTCCTTCACTTGCCAAATGTTTCTCCAAGCTCAGAGCAAGAACAAGATCATTGCCTATGCGGCTGCTGTCTCTTTAGTGGTCCATGTCTTCCTCTCTTGGCTCCTAATGGTTCATTTTGATTTCGGGATCACTGGTGCTATGACCTCGACGCTAGTTGCGTTCTGGTTGCCTAACATTGCACAGCTCTTGTTCGTCACATGTGGTGGGTGTAAGGACACGTGGAGAGGGTTCTCTATGATGGCTTTCAAAGATTTATGGCACGTCTTCAAACTATCTATGTCTTCCGGTGGAATGCTTTGGTAAGCGgccttcttttaaaaaaatatatagtgaCACAATTTCATATTAATACCTTTTCCTTTCctattttgttagttaaaaCACGAGATTGGTTTCCACTTGATGCATCTACGTGGTCATTGACTCATTGTATTAGTTTTGTGGCTTCAgaccaaataaattaataagtttAGGAATTAATCCTAGCTTAACGTAGTAAATTCGtataaagcttttttttaaatgtagaTGAGATGAAGTTTCCAAATTAGTATGAGTCAAGTCAGAACCACATGCTCTTTGAGCTTTTTAAGTTGTCAGGAATGACTATTCTCgtttaaaataattctactCGTATCATATTGAGAAATTTTAAGTATTACTATTATATAACgtttattatttttgtggtGGTTGTTTTGAACAGCTTGGAGTTATGGTACAACTCGATCTTGGTACTACTCACTGGAAATTTGAAAAACGCAGAGGTGGCTCTTGATGCACTAGCAATCtggtatatatattaacaagaaTTGCCTTCTTCTAGTCTCCATAGCCAATACAATCTCCAAACACacatctatacattttattTCCTTGACTCTTAAAGTGAAACTATGGTATAAGTAAAAATAGATAGTAATATGTAAAGTATTTATAAAGCAACTCTTATATACCAACTTTTTTATAGCCTCAACATAAATGGACTGGAGATGATGATAGCACTTGGGTTTTTGGCAGCAGCAAGGTGAGAATAGatacatatattgatttttgtttctttaatgttaagatatttattttcttctttgcaaCGTAACTATCTCTATTTATAGTGTAAGAGTGTCCAACGAGCTGGGTAGGGGAGATGCAAAAGCAGCCAAGTTTGCAACGTTGATGGCGGTTTTG
Coding sequences within:
- the LOC104741904 gene encoding protein DETOXIFICATION 21; translated protein: MAGGEGELTTALLKKTVETGGEEDELGMKEKVWIESKKLWVVAAPAIFTRFSTFGVSMISQAFIGHLGPTELAAYSITFTVLLRFSNGILLGMASALETLCGQAYGAKQNHMLGIYLQRSWIVLTGCTICLMPVYIFSGPILLALGQEERIVRVARIIALWVIGINFSFVPSFTCQMFLQAQSKNKIIAYAAAVSLVVHVFLSWLLMVHFDFGITGAMTSTLVAFWLPNIAQLLFVTCGGCKDTWRGFSMMAFKDLWHVFKLSMSSGGMLCLELWYNSILVLLTGNLKNAEVALDALAICLNINGLEMMIALGFLAAASVRVSNELGRGDAKAAKFATLMAVLTSLSIGTILFFVFLFLRGRISYIFTTSEAVAAEVADLSPLLAFSILLNSVQPVLSGVAVGAGWQGYVTYVNLACYYIVGIPIGLFLGYGVGLQVKGVWIGMIFGVFVQTCVLSIMTLRTDWDQQVSTSLRNLNRWVVPESRDANKISSEEPNN